The genomic window CTCTTCGCGCATACGGGCGCTGTGTGCGGCAGGCAAAAGCATTCGCTATCTGGTGCCGGACGCAGTGAGGGGAATCGTGCAATCGCAACAGATTTACAAACAGTCACAGTGAGGGCAGCAGCATAATGCAAAGGAACCGGTTACAGAGTCTGGTCGTACACACGCTGGATGAGATGAAGGCGCAGGACATCACGGTGCTGGATGTTCATGGCGTGAGTGATGTTACCGATGTCATGGTGATTGCCAGCGGTAGCTCCAACCGTCAGGTCAAGGCCATGGCGGCTGCCGTGGTCGAAAAGGCGAAGGAGCATAAATACCGCCCGCTTGGCATGGAGGGTGAGCAGGCCGGCGAGTGGGTACTGGTGGACCTGGGGGACGTGGTAGTGCACCTGATGCTGCCGCAGGTGCGCGATTTTTATAACCTCGAAAAACTGTGGGGTGATGCCGTACATGGAAGTACCAATGTCGCGAGAGGCAGGAAGCCGGGAGCGACTGTAGCGCAGGCCCATCGTGCTGAGAGCGCGGCAACTGCCGATAAAAATCCTGCCAGGAAAGTCGTGAAAAAATCTGCAACCAAGACTGGGAAAAAGGCCGCGGCTGCCATGGGCCCAGCAGAAAAAAAGAAGTCGGCTACCAGCAGCAAGAAGACAATAAAGCCAAAGCCAGCAAAACCAGTGGCCCACAAGCTGGCCATCGCCAAGCGCAGCCGCAAGATCGGGGAGTAAAGCGCTGCGTATTCATCTGCTCGCGGTCGGAAACCGCATGCCCGCGTGGGTAACCAGGGGCTACGAGGAATACGCACGCCGCCTGCCGCCCGAGTGCCGTTTGCAACTGGTCGAGATCGCCCCCGGGGCACGCACCAAGGGCGCTGATCCTGCGCG from Gammaproteobacteria bacterium includes these protein-coding regions:
- the rsfS gene encoding ribosome silencing factor → MQRNRLQSLVVHTLDEMKAQDITVLDVHGVSDVTDVMVIASGSSNRQVKAMAAAVVEKAKEHKYRPLGMEGEQAGEWVLVDLGDVVVHLMLPQVRDFYNLEKLWGDAVHGSTNVARGRKPGATVAQAHRAESAATADKNPARKVVKKSATKTGKKAAAAMGPAEKKKSATSSKKTIKPKPAKPVAHKLAIAKRSRKIGE